One window from the genome of Elusimicrobium sp. encodes:
- the nifJ gene encoding pyruvate:ferredoxin (flavodoxin) oxidoreductase, with amino-acid sequence MAKLVAMDGNGAVSHVAHATNEVIAIYPITPSSTMGEICDAKSAKGETNIWGNVPSVSELQSEGGASGAVHGALTAGALTTTFTASQGLLLMIPNMYKIAGELTPTVFHVSARAIATTALSIFGDHSDVMAVRQTGWAMLCSDNPQEAMDLALIAQSSTLRSRIPFVHFFDGFRTSHELNMVEPLSKEQMKEMINDELVAEHKARGLNPEHPTVRGTAANPDVYFQAREAVNKFYNAVPSIVKEEMAKFEKLTGRKYDLFQYFGDEDAERLIVIMGSGADVAQNAIDAMKGEKVGVLKVKLFRPFSIEDFIKVIPSTVKKVAVLDRTKEPGSLGEPLFQDVCAAFLTAEAKAKFAATPLIIGGRYGIGSKDFTPSHVKAVFENLAKDEPVKDFVVGIHDDLTGKSLPVCKLESKAAGDIFAALFYGLGSDGTVGANKNTMKIISANGFFAQGYFVYDSKKSGSMTTSHIRFGKNYIRAPYLIQSADFIGVHMFDFLAQYDVLGKAKEGATVLINSPYGPEEVWNHLTAEVQKTIIDRKLKVYVIDASEIALKTGMGSRTNTIMQTAFFGIAGVIPAEKAIADIKDAIKKTYSKKGEEIVQKNYQAVDAALAGLHEVKYPAEVTSKLHTKAAVPAEAPAFVKDVLGEMIAGRGDELPTSAMPEGGVYPTATTQYEKRNIAIMVPAWDPNTCIQCGFCSLVCPHAAIRIKAYDGEALKDAPKTFKSADGKADLAGLKFTVQVAVEDCTGCGACVFNCPAKNKENPEKKAINMVHQLDVRNDEIDNYAFFLGLKQAEVKTKKESVKGSQLKQPLFEFSGACAGCGETPYVKLLTQLFGDRLAVANATGCSSIYGGNLPTTPYCKRDDGKGPAWANSLFEDNAEFGLGMRLAFDQLNADAKALLVENREQCLKDHTALVDALLNADQTTDAGVEEQRKRVAELKAFLTGRDCPRCKRLLSLADYLVRKSVWILGGDGWAYDIGYGGLDHVLASGKNIKILVLDTEVYSNTGGQMSKATPLGAKALFAAGGKTMPKKDLGMIAMTYGNIYVAQVAMGANMNQTIQALAEADAYDGPALVIAYAHCIAHGIDMSKGMGEAKRAVQAGRWILYRFNPEARYEGKNPLHVDSPLGAPTLPLADYMGGENRFKGLMRDNPELAKELIKRAESEYAWRRDLYKQLAAIEPTEKVEK; translated from the coding sequence ATGGCTAAACTAGTTGCTATGGACGGCAACGGTGCTGTATCCCACGTCGCCCATGCCACCAACGAAGTAATCGCTATTTACCCGATTACCCCGTCTTCCACGATGGGCGAAATCTGCGACGCGAAAAGCGCCAAAGGCGAAACGAACATTTGGGGTAACGTTCCCTCTGTAAGCGAACTCCAATCCGAAGGCGGTGCCTCCGGTGCGGTACACGGTGCGCTGACAGCCGGTGCTTTAACCACCACTTTTACCGCCTCTCAAGGCTTACTTTTGATGATTCCCAATATGTACAAAATCGCGGGCGAACTCACCCCGACCGTGTTCCACGTGTCTGCGCGTGCCATCGCCACGACCGCTTTGTCCATTTTCGGTGATCACTCCGACGTAATGGCCGTCCGCCAAACCGGTTGGGCCATGTTGTGTTCCGATAACCCGCAAGAAGCCATGGACTTGGCCTTAATCGCCCAATCTTCCACCTTGCGCTCCCGCATTCCTTTTGTACACTTCTTTGACGGTTTCCGCACCAGCCACGAACTGAACATGGTGGAACCCTTGTCTAAAGAACAAATGAAGGAAATGATTAACGACGAACTCGTCGCCGAACACAAAGCCCGCGGCTTGAACCCCGAACACCCCACCGTGCGCGGTACCGCCGCTAACCCCGATGTGTACTTCCAAGCCCGCGAAGCCGTCAACAAATTCTACAACGCTGTTCCTTCCATCGTAAAAGAAGAAATGGCCAAATTCGAAAAATTGACCGGCCGCAAATACGATTTGTTCCAATACTTCGGTGATGAAGATGCCGAAAGACTTATCGTCATTATGGGTTCCGGTGCGGACGTAGCCCAAAACGCCATTGATGCCATGAAAGGCGAAAAAGTGGGTGTTTTGAAAGTTAAATTGTTCCGCCCCTTCTCCATTGAAGACTTCATCAAAGTTATTCCGTCCACCGTCAAAAAAGTGGCCGTGCTTGACCGCACCAAAGAACCCGGCTCCTTGGGCGAACCTTTGTTCCAAGACGTTTGCGCCGCTTTCTTGACCGCTGAAGCCAAAGCCAAATTTGCCGCCACCCCGCTTATCATCGGCGGCCGCTACGGTATCGGTTCCAAAGACTTTACGCCTTCTCACGTAAAGGCCGTATTTGAAAACTTGGCCAAAGACGAACCCGTGAAAGATTTTGTGGTCGGTATCCATGATGACCTGACCGGCAAATCTTTGCCCGTTTGCAAATTGGAAAGCAAAGCCGCCGGCGATATTTTTGCCGCCTTGTTCTACGGATTAGGTTCCGACGGTACCGTAGGCGCCAACAAAAACACGATGAAAATCATCAGCGCCAACGGCTTCTTTGCTCAAGGTTATTTCGTCTATGACTCCAAAAAATCCGGGTCTATGACCACCTCTCACATCCGCTTCGGTAAAAACTATATCCGCGCGCCTTACCTTATCCAATCTGCGGACTTCATCGGCGTGCATATGTTTGACTTCTTGGCCCAATACGATGTACTCGGTAAAGCCAAAGAAGGCGCCACCGTACTTATCAACTCCCCCTACGGGCCGGAAGAAGTATGGAACCACTTAACCGCCGAAGTACAAAAAACCATCATTGACCGCAAACTCAAAGTGTATGTCATCGACGCTTCCGAAATTGCGCTCAAAACCGGTATGGGCAGCCGCACCAACACCATCATGCAAACCGCCTTCTTCGGTATTGCGGGTGTAATCCCGGCTGAAAAAGCCATCGCCGATATTAAAGACGCTATTAAGAAAACCTATTCCAAAAAAGGTGAAGAAATCGTACAGAAGAACTATCAAGCCGTAGATGCCGCCTTGGCGGGTTTACACGAAGTAAAATATCCGGCTGAAGTAACTTCCAAACTCCACACCAAAGCCGCTGTACCGGCCGAAGCCCCCGCTTTTGTAAAAGATGTGTTGGGCGAAATGATTGCCGGCCGCGGGGACGAACTTCCCACCTCTGCCATGCCGGAAGGCGGCGTCTATCCTACCGCTACCACGCAATATGAAAAACGCAATATCGCCATCATGGTACCGGCTTGGGATCCGAACACTTGTATCCAATGCGGTTTCTGCTCTTTGGTGTGTCCGCACGCTGCTATCCGCATTAAAGCCTATGACGGCGAAGCTTTGAAAGATGCTCCTAAAACTTTCAAATCTGCCGACGGAAAAGCCGACTTGGCCGGCCTCAAATTCACCGTACAAGTAGCGGTGGAAGACTGCACCGGCTGTGGCGCTTGTGTATTCAACTGCCCGGCTAAAAACAAAGAAAACCCGGAAAAGAAAGCCATCAACATGGTACATCAATTAGATGTTCGCAATGATGAAATCGATAACTATGCTTTCTTCTTGGGCCTCAAACAAGCCGAAGTAAAAACCAAAAAAGAATCTGTGAAAGGTTCCCAACTCAAACAACCGTTGTTTGAATTCTCCGGCGCTTGCGCGGGCTGCGGTGAAACGCCTTATGTGAAACTCTTAACCCAGCTCTTCGGTGACCGCTTGGCTGTTGCCAACGCTACGGGTTGTTCCTCCATTTACGGCGGTAACTTGCCCACCACCCCCTATTGCAAACGCGATGACGGCAAAGGGCCGGCTTGGGCGAACTCCTTGTTCGAAGACAACGCCGAATTCGGTTTGGGTATGCGCTTAGCATTTGACCAATTAAACGCCGATGCCAAAGCCTTGCTCGTCGAAAACAGAGAACAATGCCTCAAAGATCACACCGCCTTGGTTGATGCCTTGTTAAATGCCGACCAAACCACCGATGCGGGCGTAGAAGAACAACGCAAACGCGTGGCCGAACTCAAAGCCTTCTTAACCGGCAGAGATTGCCCCCGCTGCAAACGCCTCTTAAGCTTGGCCGACTACTTGGTTCGCAAATCTGTGTGGATCTTGGGTGGTGACGGCTGGGCCTACGATATCGGTTACGGCGGCTTGGATCACGTCTTGGCTTCCGGCAAGAACATCAAAATCTTGGTGCTCGATACCGAAGTGTACTCCAACACCGGCGGTCAAATGTCCAAAGCCACTCCGCTCGGTGCCAAAGCCTTGTTTGCCGCCGGCGGCAAAACCATGCCGAAGAAAGACCTCGGTATGATTGCCATGACCTACGGCAACATCTATGTAGCGCAAGTAGCCATGGGTGCCAACATGAACCAAACCATCCAAGCCTTGGCGGAAGCCGATGCTTACGACGGCCCGGCCTTGGTAATTGCCTATGCGCACTGCATTGCTCACGGTATTGATATGTCCAAAGGTATGGGTGAAGCCAAACGCGCCGTACAAGCCGGCCGCTGGATCCTCTACCGCTTCAACCCCGAAGCCCGCTACGAAGGCAAAAACCCCTTGCATGTGGATAGCCCCTTGGGCGCCCCCACCCTCCCGTTGGCCGATTACATGGGCGGCGAAAACCGCTTCAAAGGCCTCATGAGAGACAACCCCGAACTCGCGAAAGAACTTATCAAACGCGCTGAATCGGAATATGCTTGGAGACGCGACTTGTACAAACAACTCGCCGCTATTGAGCCTACCGAAAAAGTAGAAAAATAG